The following proteins come from a genomic window of Sphaerisporangium rubeum:
- a CDS encoding FAD-binding oxidoreductase has translation MLWSGWGDPAKAAGLPAPVLKMLRELLGVREPTRRPVTFGEVRLAPVTLSAAVFADLSAVVGRTEVRIDDDARIRHTRGKSTPDLLRIRAGDACDAPDAVVRPGSHEEVVEVLRVCSRHRVAVVPFGGGTSVVGGLVADRRGFAGVIALDVGRLNRLLSVDAESLLADFEPGLRAPQAENLLAGHGLTLGHFPQSYEYATLGGFAAARSSGQASAGYGRFDDMVMAITVATPRGTMEFGRAPRSAAGPDLRQLVLGSEGAFGVITSMRLRVRRAPAERVYEGWRFESFAAGTGALRRVAQNGPMPTVLRLSDEAETMVGLAKPDQIGGFQTDAGCLAVVGYEGDAADVAYRREKTAETLSGLGGVYLGPEPGEAWAHGRYGAPYLRDGLLAAGATVETLETAAFWSDLSRLYDAVRLVLSVALGQTGPQATTPLVMCHISHVYPSGASLYFTVVTAQTGDPLGQWDTAKRAVNEAIGIAGGTISHHHGVGRDHRDAYALEIGELGVEILRTVKDRLDPAGILNPGVLIP, from the coding sequence ATGCTCTGGTCCGGCTGGGGCGACCCCGCCAAGGCGGCCGGCCTGCCCGCGCCGGTGCTCAAAATGCTGCGCGAGCTGCTCGGCGTCCGCGAGCCCACGCGGCGGCCCGTGACCTTCGGCGAGGTGCGCCTCGCGCCGGTGACCCTGTCGGCCGCGGTGTTCGCCGATCTGAGCGCCGTCGTGGGACGTACCGAGGTGCGCATCGACGACGACGCGCGCATCCGCCACACCCGCGGCAAGTCCACCCCCGACCTGCTGCGCATCCGCGCCGGCGACGCCTGCGACGCACCCGACGCGGTGGTGCGGCCCGGCTCGCACGAGGAGGTCGTGGAGGTGCTGCGGGTGTGCTCCAGGCACCGGGTGGCGGTCGTGCCGTTCGGCGGCGGCACCTCCGTGGTCGGCGGGCTGGTCGCCGACCGGCGCGGCTTCGCCGGTGTGATCGCGCTGGACGTCGGCAGGCTCAACCGGCTGCTGTCGGTGGACGCCGAGTCGCTGCTCGCCGACTTCGAGCCGGGGCTGCGCGCGCCGCAGGCCGAGAACCTGCTGGCCGGCCACGGCCTGACCCTCGGTCACTTCCCCCAGTCCTACGAGTACGCGACCCTCGGCGGGTTCGCCGCCGCGCGGTCCAGCGGCCAGGCGTCCGCCGGGTACGGCCGGTTCGACGACATGGTCATGGCGATCACCGTCGCGACGCCGCGCGGCACCATGGAGTTCGGCCGGGCTCCGAGGTCCGCCGCCGGGCCCGACCTGCGCCAGCTCGTCCTCGGCTCGGAAGGGGCCTTCGGGGTGATCACCTCGATGCGGCTGCGTGTGCGCCGCGCGCCGGCCGAGCGGGTGTACGAGGGCTGGCGGTTCGAGTCCTTCGCCGCCGGCACCGGAGCGCTGCGCCGCGTCGCGCAGAACGGGCCGATGCCGACCGTGCTGCGGCTGTCGGACGAGGCCGAGACCATGGTGGGCCTGGCCAAGCCCGATCAGATCGGCGGGTTCCAGACCGACGCGGGGTGCCTGGCCGTCGTCGGGTACGAAGGCGACGCGGCCGACGTCGCGTACCGGCGGGAGAAGACCGCCGAGACGCTGTCGGGGCTCGGCGGGGTCTACCTCGGGCCCGAGCCGGGGGAGGCGTGGGCCCATGGACGGTACGGCGCGCCGTACCTGCGCGACGGGCTGCTCGCCGCCGGGGCCACCGTCGAGACGCTGGAGACCGCGGCCTTCTGGTCGGACCTGTCCCGCCTGTACGACGCGGTGCGGCTGGTGCTGAGTGTGGCGCTCGGCCAGACGGGGCCGCAGGCCACGACGCCGCTGGTGATGTGCCACATCTCGCACGTGTACCCGTCCGGCGCGTCGCTGTACTTCACCGTGGTGACCGCGCAGACCGGCGACCCGCTCGGCCAGTGGGACACCGCCAAGCGGGCCGTGAACGAGGCCATCGGCATCGCCGGCGGCACCATCTCGCACCACCACGGGGTCGGCAGGGACCACAGGGACGCCTACGCGCTGGAGATCGGCGAACTCGGTGTGGAGATCCTGCGCACTGTCAAGGACCGGCTGGACCCGGCGGGGATACTCAACCCCGGCGTGCTCATTCCGTGA
- a CDS encoding metallophosphoesterase family protein, whose product MVDVDRAAARGKQVSSRVSEEGAGWSCQEMGTFQDLRPDRSGFSWLRPSVLVRSRNEILAQLFGDPSDEVRRRWMAVRQEHGVDPDFRIKPDVGPEFSFLLFGDTGEGDASQYAVVPGLLKIGEGTAFAVLASDVIYPTGAGDEYEDKFFRPYQGYPAPIYAIPGNHDWYDGLGGFMRVFCDEPALTAERHGFSLSPAGLRGLLWRQPEPIDEARLARARERRGASGQRAVQPGPYWVIDLPGLLLVGIDNGIKGGIDRDQGDWLRRVSADPRPKVLVTGKPIYDRNAYHPGPVEGGGTVDDIVRDPAHNYVAVIGGDTHNYQRYPVTVDGRIIQYIVSGGGGAFTHATHTIPRVDAGGVEEDAFKCYPLRGDSLSFYSKLYSRRLRMPWLYLTPDECLVLMSRHIGNAPPRPVNPPGSADAAASGVAAGTPGVPEARITARMKWAARILGGWPMPFHLPVGRTFHRWFSELSDWDDPPFFKSFLHISVEAGTLRIRCFGATGCRPQEVEPPLEDEVQILLT is encoded by the coding sequence ATGGTCGACGTCGATCGGGCCGCCGCGCGCGGGAAGCAGGTGTCCTCCCGGGTGTCGGAGGAAGGCGCCGGCTGGTCGTGCCAGGAGATGGGCACGTTCCAGGACCTGCGGCCGGACCGTTCCGGGTTCTCCTGGTTGCGGCCGTCGGTGCTGGTGCGGTCGCGCAACGAGATCCTCGCGCAGCTCTTCGGCGACCCGTCGGACGAGGTGCGGCGGCGGTGGATGGCGGTGCGCCAGGAGCACGGCGTCGACCCAGATTTCCGGATAAAGCCTGATGTCGGGCCCGAGTTCAGCTTCCTGTTGTTCGGGGACACCGGCGAAGGCGACGCCTCCCAGTACGCCGTGGTCCCCGGCCTGCTCAAGATCGGCGAGGGGACGGCGTTCGCCGTGCTCGCCAGCGACGTCATCTACCCCACCGGCGCCGGCGACGAGTACGAGGACAAGTTCTTCCGTCCCTACCAGGGCTATCCGGCCCCCATCTACGCCATCCCCGGCAACCACGACTGGTACGACGGCCTCGGCGGGTTCATGCGGGTCTTCTGCGACGAACCCGCGCTCACGGCGGAACGACACGGGTTCTCGCTGTCCCCCGCCGGGCTGCGCGGCCTGCTGTGGCGTCAACCCGAGCCCATCGACGAGGCCAGGCTCGCCAGGGCCCGCGAGCGTCGCGGCGCGTCGGGGCAGCGCGCGGTGCAGCCGGGCCCCTACTGGGTGATCGACCTCCCCGGGTTGCTGCTCGTCGGCATCGACAACGGCATCAAAGGCGGCATCGACCGCGACCAAGGGGACTGGCTTCGCCGGGTGTCGGCCGACCCGCGGCCCAAGGTGCTCGTCACCGGCAAGCCCATCTACGACCGCAACGCCTACCACCCCGGGCCCGTCGAAGGCGGCGGCACCGTCGACGACATCGTGCGCGACCCCGCGCACAACTACGTGGCGGTCATCGGGGGTGACACGCACAACTACCAGCGCTACCCCGTCACGGTCGACGGCCGCATCATCCAGTACATCGTGTCCGGCGGCGGCGGCGCGTTCACGCACGCCACCCACACCATCCCGAGGGTCGACGCCGGCGGGGTCGAGGAGGACGCCTTCAAGTGCTACCCGCTGCGCGGCGACTCGCTGTCCTTCTACAGCAAGCTGTACTCGCGCCGCCTGCGCATGCCGTGGCTCTACCTGACCCCCGACGAGTGCCTCGTGCTGATGTCCCGCCACATCGGCAACGCGCCACCCCGGCCGGTCAATCCTCCCGGCTCGGCGGACGCCGCGGCCTCCGGCGTCGCGGCCGGCACCCCCGGCGTGCCGGAGGCCAGGATCACCGCGCGCATGAAGTGGGCCGCGCGCATCCTCGGCGGCTGGCCCATGCCGTTCCACCTGCCGGTGGGCCGCACCTTCCACCGCTGGTTCTCCGAGCTGTCCGACTGGGACGACCCGCCGTTCTTCAAGAGCTTCCTCCACATCTCCGTGGAGGCCGGCACGCTGCGCATCCGCTGCTTCGGCGCGACGGGCTGCCGTCCCCAGGAGGTGGAGCCGCCGCTGGAGGACGAGGTCCAGATCCTCCTGACCTGA
- a CDS encoding protein kinase domain-containing protein: protein MSPVGRGGMGMVWHAHDVLLDRDVAVKELILPLGLDHAGTQVANRRMLREARSAARLSHPGIVTVHDVVEEDGRPWIVMELVRAWSLEQAVRQSGPLPVVQAAEIGVRVLDALRHAHASGILHRDVKPGNVLLTADRVVLTDFGIAAIEGDVTITQTGLLMGSPAYIPPERLQGRPITHAADLWSFGATLYAAVEGRPPYEGPDAVAVLGAVLTQEPNRTQRSGALLPVIEGLLRKNPADRMPAAQAAELLERVLRTHGSGLPVRGLDGAVSTPIPTRDDPTPVGMLPPLDPPSGPLPSRIIETPSGPVRVPAEPQPGGTSHDPAHHPSYDALRGATGPYETGPRGYDALRSPTGPQGYDALRSPSQPQGYDALRSPTGPQGYDALRSPSQAQGYDALRSPTGPQGYDALRSPTGPQGYDALRSTSDPRNGRGSPPDPYDALRSPSGPLPSPYDALRDPGDAPDAGLASGDVLVAGTPGSRRRGPNLADRLARDIENPFGEPERRPRDRRDDGGGRRVRVDDVRDDEREGRSPVLMVLAGTGVVGVVAALLFVLWPSGADQRDDPGAAAPPPAVSAQPSSNTGSGDPSAAPEEGGGSSQVPSGFRARTAAGVTVAVPEDWTASASDAAVTYVGPKSSGRRIQIKRVASTDDDGLKALTKAKDEATLTDYAQARLESAAFGDYDASVWEYTYTALTNVTTHAVTRHITIDADTAYQVTFTAPDAEWDQAGNRQTMAVLWNTFKPAA from the coding sequence ATGTCGCCGGTCGGCCGCGGCGGCATGGGCATGGTGTGGCACGCGCACGACGTGCTGCTCGACCGTGACGTCGCCGTCAAGGAGCTGATCCTCCCCCTCGGTCTCGACCACGCCGGCACACAGGTCGCCAACCGCCGAATGCTGCGCGAGGCCCGTTCGGCGGCCAGGCTGAGCCACCCCGGCATCGTCACCGTCCACGACGTGGTCGAGGAGGACGGCCGGCCCTGGATCGTCATGGAGCTGGTCCGCGCCTGGTCCCTGGAGCAGGCCGTCCGGCAGAGCGGGCCGCTGCCGGTGGTGCAGGCCGCCGAGATCGGCGTGCGGGTGCTCGACGCGCTGCGGCACGCGCACGCGTCGGGGATTCTGCACCGCGACGTCAAACCCGGCAACGTGCTGCTCACGGCCGACCGTGTCGTGCTCACCGACTTCGGCATCGCCGCCATCGAGGGTGACGTCACCATCACGCAGACCGGCCTGCTGATGGGATCACCGGCCTACATCCCGCCGGAGCGGCTCCAAGGCCGTCCCATCACGCACGCGGCCGACCTGTGGTCGTTCGGCGCCACCTTGTACGCGGCCGTGGAGGGCCGGCCGCCGTACGAGGGACCCGACGCGGTCGCGGTGCTCGGCGCGGTGCTCACGCAGGAACCGAACCGCACGCAGCGCTCCGGAGCGCTGCTGCCGGTCATCGAAGGGCTGCTGCGCAAGAACCCCGCCGACCGCATGCCGGCCGCGCAGGCGGCCGAGCTGCTCGAACGTGTGCTGCGCACCCACGGTTCCGGCCTTCCCGTACGCGGCCTGGACGGCGCGGTGTCCACCCCGATCCCCACCCGCGACGACCCCACCCCGGTTGGCATGCTTCCTCCGCTCGACCCACCCTCCGGTCCCCTGCCGTCCCGCATCATCGAGACGCCGTCCGGCCCGGTGCGCGTCCCCGCCGAACCCCAGCCCGGCGGCACCTCCCACGACCCGGCCCACCACCCTTCCTACGACGCGCTGCGCGGCGCCACCGGCCCGTACGAGACCGGCCCTCGCGGCTACGACGCGCTCCGCAGCCCCACAGGACCGCAGGGATACGACGCGCTCCGCAGCCCCTCTCAACCACAGGGCTACGACGCACTGCGCAGCCCCACAGGACCGCAGGGATACGACGCGCTCCGCAGCCCCTCTCAAGCACAGGGCTACGACGCACTGCGCAGCCCCACAGGACCGCAGGGGTACGACGCGCTCCGCAGCCCCACGGGACCCCAGGGGTACGACGCCTTGCGGAGCACGTCCGATCCGCGGAACGGCAGGGGCTCACCGCCGGACCCCTACGACGCGCTGCGCAGCCCCTCCGGTCCGCTGCCGAGCCCGTACGACGCGCTGCGCGACCCGGGGGACGCGCCGGACGCGGGTCTCGCGTCCGGTGACGTGCTCGTGGCGGGGACGCCGGGGTCGCGACGCCGGGGGCCGAATCTCGCGGACCGGCTGGCCAGGGACATCGAGAACCCGTTCGGTGAGCCCGAGCGCCGACCTCGCGACCGGCGCGACGACGGCGGCGGCCGGCGGGTGCGGGTGGACGACGTACGGGACGACGAGCGTGAGGGCCGCTCCCCCGTGCTGATGGTCCTCGCCGGTACCGGCGTCGTGGGGGTCGTGGCGGCGCTGCTGTTCGTGCTGTGGCCGTCCGGTGCGGACCAGCGGGACGACCCCGGCGCGGCGGCGCCTCCCCCGGCGGTCAGTGCGCAGCCCTCGTCGAACACCGGCTCCGGTGATCCGTCCGCGGCCCCCGAGGAGGGTGGCGGGTCCTCGCAGGTGCCGTCCGGTTTCCGTGCGCGCACCGCGGCCGGCGTCACGGTCGCCGTCCCGGAGGACTGGACGGCGTCGGCCTCGGACGCCGCCGTCACCTACGTCGGCCCCAAGAGCTCGGGCCGGCGCATCCAGATCAAGCGCGTCGCCTCCACCGACGACGACGGCCTGAAGGCGCTCACCAAGGCCAAGGACGAGGCCACGCTCACCGACTACGCGCAGGCCCGCCTGGAGTCCGCCGCGTTCGGCGACTACGACGCCAGCGTGTGGGAGTACACCTACACCGCGCTCACCAACGTCACCACCCACGCCGTCACCCGGCACATCACGATCGACGCCGACACCGCCTACCAGGTGACGTTCACCGCACCCGACGCCGAGTGGGACCAGGCAGGCAACCGCCAGACCATGGCCGTCCTCTGGAACACCTTCAAGCCCGCCGCCTGA
- a CDS encoding DUF1116 domain-containing protein translates to MTLSMLQSEARVITAGTAVLAEALTRQAVPHLAVDWRPPLAGTAPALAKVLADPRREQANATAVGRMTSSRPRLTGVRPAAEVLGLPPRTFLHAGPPIDWERASGPMRGALIGAALFEGLAADAAEAERLLVSGGVTLDSCHHHRAVGPMAGVVSPSMWMFEVTDEEHGGTAYCSLNEGLGKVLRYGAYGPEVVERLRWMGEVLGPVLAAALALSGPVDLRSLIAQALQMGDELHNRNRAATSLFVREIAPAIVDASPRYASEVLRFVNGNDHFFLNAGMAAGKVSADAARDVPGSSMVVAMARNGTDFGIQVSGLGDRWFTGPAGVPDGLYLGAYGPQDANPDIGDSTITETGGLGGFAMAAAPAIVRFVGGDVSDAITATRSMYEITLAEHPAYQIPGLGFRGTPTGIDVTLVARTGVLPVVNTGIAGRVAGTGQVGAGLVSPPAEAFAAALAALADE, encoded by the coding sequence GTGACACTGTCCATGCTGCAGAGCGAGGCCCGCGTGATCACCGCGGGTACGGCCGTGCTCGCCGAGGCGCTGACGCGGCAGGCCGTGCCGCACCTGGCGGTCGACTGGCGTCCGCCGCTGGCCGGCACCGCGCCGGCGCTGGCCAAGGTGCTCGCCGACCCGCGCCGTGAGCAGGCCAACGCGACCGCCGTCGGCCGCATGACGTCGTCACGGCCCCGGCTCACCGGGGTGCGGCCGGCCGCCGAGGTGCTCGGCCTGCCGCCGCGCACGTTCCTGCACGCCGGGCCGCCGATCGACTGGGAACGCGCCTCGGGGCCGATGCGCGGCGCGCTCATCGGCGCCGCGCTGTTCGAGGGCCTCGCCGCCGACGCCGCCGAGGCCGAGCGGCTGCTGGTGTCCGGTGGCGTGACGCTCGACTCCTGCCACCACCACCGCGCCGTCGGCCCGATGGCCGGGGTGGTCAGCCCGTCGATGTGGATGTTCGAGGTGACCGACGAGGAGCACGGCGGCACCGCGTACTGCTCGCTGAACGAAGGCCTCGGCAAGGTGCTGCGGTACGGCGCCTACGGCCCCGAGGTGGTGGAGCGGCTGCGCTGGATGGGTGAGGTGCTCGGCCCGGTGCTGGCCGCCGCGCTGGCGCTCAGCGGCCCCGTGGACCTGCGTTCACTGATCGCGCAGGCCCTGCAGATGGGTGACGAGCTGCACAACCGCAACCGCGCGGCGACGTCGCTGTTCGTGCGTGAGATCGCGCCGGCGATCGTGGACGCCTCCCCGCGGTACGCCTCCGAGGTGCTGCGGTTCGTCAACGGCAACGACCACTTCTTCCTCAACGCCGGCATGGCCGCGGGGAAGGTGTCGGCGGACGCCGCGCGGGACGTGCCGGGGTCGTCCATGGTGGTCGCCATGGCGCGCAACGGCACCGACTTCGGCATCCAGGTGTCCGGGCTCGGCGACCGGTGGTTCACCGGCCCCGCCGGGGTGCCGGACGGGCTGTACCTCGGCGCGTACGGCCCGCAGGACGCCAACCCCGACATCGGCGACTCGACCATCACCGAGACCGGTGGCCTCGGCGGGTTCGCCATGGCGGCGGCCCCGGCGATCGTGCGGTTCGTCGGCGGCGACGTGTCCGACGCGATCACCGCCACGCGGTCCATGTACGAGATCACGCTGGCGGAGCACCCGGCGTACCAGATCCCGGGGCTCGGGTTCCGCGGCACACCGACGGGTATCGACGTGACCCTTGTCGCCAGAACCGGCGTGCTGCCGGTCGTCAACACCGGCATCGCGGGACGCGTCGCCGGAACGGGGCAGGTCGGAGCGGGTCTGGTCAGTCCGCCGGCCGAGGCGTTCGCCGCCGCACTGGCCGCACTGGCCGACGAGTAA
- a CDS encoding FdrA family protein — translation MTTNTDQVEVRAGVYHDSVSLMRVSQALGSLPGVGVAIVAMATELNVGLARDVGFDVPAAGPTDLLVAIRADSAQELAAAGAELERQFTELGRAARSGGGAATEHAPRTTRAAAKVFDATLALVSTPGDHAFAEAMDAVEAGLSVMIFSDNVPLEQEIALKERAAERGVLVMGPDCGTAVVGGAGLGFANVLQPGPVGVVAASGTGAQQVTCLLDHAGAGVSHVLGVGGRDLSAAVGGRSTLVALRALDADPATELIVLISKPPAPEVAEVVRRAVDELSTPVVTALLGPGQDDLTTAVEKALHALGRPVPRWPSWTVPQEPRTAGLCGLYSGGTLCAEAKLIAGTGEFTDFGDDEYTRGRPHPMIDPAMRLEALSRASGVVLLDVVLGHAADPDPAARLAPAVREAVERGAAVVAALVGTDADPQGMRGQAEALHQAGASVFVSNAAAARHAASLVRRAS, via the coding sequence TTGACCACGAACACCGATCAGGTCGAGGTGCGCGCCGGCGTCTACCACGACTCGGTGAGTCTCATGCGGGTCAGTCAGGCCCTCGGGTCCCTACCGGGGGTCGGCGTGGCGATCGTCGCCATGGCGACCGAGCTGAACGTCGGCCTGGCCCGCGACGTCGGGTTCGACGTGCCGGCGGCGGGGCCGACGGATCTGCTCGTGGCGATACGCGCGGACTCCGCGCAGGAGCTCGCGGCGGCGGGTGCGGAGCTGGAACGGCAGTTCACCGAGCTCGGCAGGGCCGCGCGGAGCGGTGGCGGAGCGGCGACCGAGCACGCGCCGCGTACGACACGGGCCGCGGCCAAGGTCTTCGACGCGACGCTCGCGCTGGTGTCCACGCCGGGTGACCACGCGTTCGCCGAGGCCATGGACGCCGTCGAGGCCGGGCTCTCGGTCATGATCTTCAGTGACAACGTGCCGCTGGAGCAGGAGATCGCGCTGAAGGAACGCGCCGCCGAGCGCGGCGTTCTGGTGATGGGCCCCGACTGCGGCACCGCCGTCGTCGGCGGCGCGGGGCTCGGCTTCGCCAACGTGCTCCAGCCGGGTCCGGTCGGCGTGGTCGCGGCGTCCGGCACCGGCGCGCAGCAGGTGACGTGCCTGCTGGACCACGCGGGTGCCGGGGTGAGCCACGTGCTCGGTGTCGGCGGAAGGGACCTGTCGGCGGCCGTCGGCGGCCGTTCCACGCTGGTGGCGCTGCGCGCGCTGGACGCCGACCCGGCCACCGAGCTGATCGTGCTGATCTCCAAACCGCCGGCGCCGGAGGTCGCCGAGGTGGTGCGCCGCGCCGTCGACGAGCTGAGCACCCCGGTGGTCACCGCGCTGCTCGGCCCCGGACAGGACGACCTGACGACCGCCGTCGAGAAGGCACTGCACGCTCTCGGCCGGCCGGTTCCGCGGTGGCCGTCCTGGACGGTGCCGCAGGAGCCGCGCACGGCCGGGTTGTGCGGCCTGTACTCCGGCGGCACGCTGTGCGCGGAGGCGAAGCTCATCGCCGGCACCGGCGAGTTCACCGACTTCGGCGACGACGAGTACACCCGCGGCCGGCCGCATCCGATGATCGACCCGGCGATGCGGCTGGAGGCCCTGTCCCGCGCGTCCGGCGTGGTCCTGCTGGACGTGGTGCTCGGCCACGCCGCCGACCCCGACCCGGCGGCGCGGCTGGCCCCCGCCGTCCGCGAGGCCGTGGAGCGCGGCGCCGCCGTGGTGGCCGCGCTGGTCGGCACGGACGCCGACCCGCAGGGCATGCGCGGCCAGGCCGAGGCGCTCCACCAGGCCGGCGCATCGGTGTTCGTCTCCAACGCGGCCGCCGCCAGGCACGCCGCGAGCCTCGTCAGGAGGGCCTCGTGA
- a CDS encoding DUF2877 domain-containing protein: MTLGTGTRIRHRAPVTTEAYGAASTALRPALESPRRPARVLAVFPLGMYLEIRTEDEPSVVAVVTGEATRLPNAMVLGDPLPPASAGDEAAVGDGCVEVGRVTMRVRRWWDPAPPLGPVTADRLAQVLPRFTEICEASGRRPGLPSGGAGELLAEGCHQGSLATAINAAEQLMGLGPGLTPSGDDMLAGLLVALRHLGGSTGARRAVWLADWLAATVAFDAGTRTTPISATLLHCAARGEACVDALAVLRGVAGRQPLEPALRRLLQIGHTSGADLAWGLRTGMSAVLALGGTARPSRAL; the protein is encoded by the coding sequence GTGACTCTGGGTACGGGCACGAGAATTCGCCACCGCGCGCCGGTGACCACCGAGGCGTACGGCGCCGCGAGCACGGCCCTGCGGCCGGCACTGGAGTCGCCGCGGCGGCCCGCACGGGTGCTGGCGGTGTTCCCGCTCGGCATGTACCTGGAGATCCGCACCGAGGACGAGCCGTCGGTCGTGGCCGTGGTGACCGGTGAGGCGACGCGCCTGCCGAACGCCATGGTGCTCGGCGACCCGCTGCCACCGGCGTCCGCCGGCGACGAGGCCGCGGTCGGCGACGGGTGCGTCGAGGTCGGCCGGGTCACCATGCGGGTGCGCCGCTGGTGGGACCCGGCGCCGCCGCTCGGCCCGGTCACCGCCGACCGGCTGGCGCAGGTGCTGCCGCGGTTCACCGAGATCTGCGAGGCCTCCGGCCGCCGTCCGGGCCTGCCGTCCGGCGGGGCCGGCGAGTTGCTGGCCGAGGGCTGCCACCAGGGGTCGCTGGCGACGGCGATCAACGCCGCCGAGCAGCTCATGGGCCTTGGGCCGGGGCTGACGCCGAGCGGTGACGACATGCTCGCCGGGCTGCTGGTCGCGCTGCGCCACCTCGGCGGGTCGACCGGTGCGCGCCGCGCCGTGTGGCTGGCCGATTGGCTGGCCGCGACCGTGGCGTTCGACGCCGGCACGAGGACCACTCCGATCTCCGCGACGCTGCTGCACTGCGCGGCACGCGGCGAGGCGTGCGTCGACGCGCTCGCGGTGCTGCGGGGTGTCGCGGGACGGCAGCCGCTGGAGCCGGCGCTGCGCCGCCTGCTGCAGATCGGGCACACCTCAGGCGCCGATCTCGCCTGGGGCCTGCGGACGGGAATGTCCGCTGTGCTGGCGCTCGGCGGGACGGCCCGGCCGTCCCGCGCCTTATGA
- a CDS encoding PucR family transcriptional regulator, producing the protein MTADPSPPAMRLASTGTIIHGVSVGEVLGVSTLAGARLIGGRTGLDRIVQRLNVMEVPDILAWVKPHELLLTTGYPLRNTPQSLGRLVADLDERGLAALGIKLGRYVDELPAEMVEQADRLGFPLILLPNDVGFDDILNQVLTDILNRQAALLARTEEAHRALVQIVLAGGGLREVVAEVAGLLDVDVAVVDAAGHILEAVGDPLALRTSPAMSGGDYTVVPVVAGGHHHGRIVAHSPSGGMRDGDIGILERAATVAALVVTRQEAVTAVESKYRADFLRDVLTGRGGPRVAARASAFGWDLERPVGVVVAEIDPEFDIPPDRLLTAWTAALRRHDPRGAVAGFSHEVVAVVGSEADMTRLAKDAVAAFADSRPATFSTGMSRVASGAESLPDAYGQALKAARVGRQLHGPGAVAHFDQLGVYRLLSLVNDTEELHAFVRETLGPLVLDDDAENADLRRTLHVLLETNLNVAETARRLHFHYNTLRYRIGKLERLLGNFTEDAHLRLNLTLALHVLRMRGI; encoded by the coding sequence ATGACTGCTGACCCATCACCCCCGGCGATGCGCTTGGCCTCCACCGGCACCATCATTCACGGCGTGTCCGTGGGGGAGGTGCTCGGTGTCTCCACCCTGGCCGGAGCCCGCCTGATCGGCGGCAGGACCGGCCTCGACCGCATCGTGCAACGGCTCAACGTCATGGAGGTGCCCGACATCCTCGCGTGGGTCAAACCCCACGAACTGCTCCTGACCACCGGCTACCCGCTGCGCAACACCCCGCAGTCCCTCGGCAGGCTCGTCGCCGACCTCGACGAGCGCGGCCTCGCGGCCCTCGGCATCAAACTCGGCCGGTACGTCGACGAGCTCCCCGCCGAGATGGTCGAACAGGCCGACCGGCTCGGCTTCCCGCTGATCCTGCTCCCCAACGACGTCGGTTTCGACGACATCCTCAACCAGGTCCTCACCGACATCCTGAACCGGCAGGCCGCGCTGCTGGCCCGCACCGAGGAGGCGCACCGCGCGCTCGTGCAGATCGTGCTCGCCGGCGGCGGCCTGCGCGAGGTCGTCGCCGAGGTCGCCGGCCTGCTCGACGTCGACGTCGCCGTCGTCGACGCCGCGGGCCACATCCTGGAGGCCGTCGGCGACCCTCTGGCGCTGCGCACCTCTCCCGCGATGTCCGGCGGCGACTACACCGTCGTCCCCGTCGTCGCCGGGGGCCACCACCACGGCCGCATCGTCGCGCACAGCCCCTCAGGCGGCATGCGTGACGGCGACATCGGCATTCTGGAACGTGCCGCCACGGTCGCCGCTCTCGTCGTGACCCGCCAGGAGGCCGTCACCGCCGTCGAGAGCAAGTACCGCGCCGACTTCCTCCGCGACGTCCTCACCGGCCGCGGCGGCCCCCGCGTGGCCGCGCGGGCCAGTGCCTTCGGCTGGGACCTGGAACGTCCCGTAGGCGTCGTCGTCGCCGAGATCGACCCCGAGTTCGACATCCCGCCTGACCGCCTGCTCACCGCCTGGACCGCCGCGCTGCGCCGCCACGACCCCAGAGGCGCCGTCGCCGGCTTCTCCCACGAGGTCGTCGCCGTCGTCGGCTCGGAAGCCGACATGACCCGCCTCGCCAAGGACGCCGTCGCCGCCTTCGCCGACTCCCGTCCCGCGACCTTCTCCACCGGCATGAGCCGCGTCGCCTCCGGCGCCGAATCACTGCCGGACGCCTACGGCCAGGCGTTGAAAGCCGCCAGAGTGGGCCGCCAGCTCCACGGCCCCGGCGCCGTGGCACATTTCGACCAACTAGGCGTCTACCGCCTGCTGTCCCTCGTCAACGACACCGAGGAACTCCACGCCTTCGTCCGCGAAACCCTCGGCCCCCTGGTCCTGGACGACGACGCCGAGAACGCCGACCTCCGCCGCACCCTCCACGTCCTCCTGGAGACCAACCTCAACGTCGCCGAGACCGCGCGCCGCCTCCACTTCCACTACAACACCCTCCGCTACCGAATAGGCAAACTGGAGCGCCTACTAGGCAACTTCACCGAAGACGCACACCTGCGCCTCAACCTCACCCTGGCCCTCCACGTCCTGCGCATGCGCGGGATCTGA